The Actinomadura sp. WMMB 499 genome includes a window with the following:
- a CDS encoding DivIVA domain-containing protein encodes MRGKKDTRLPVVLRGYDREQVDGLLEEIRRSLNGGAPLTADEVRARRFDVVLRGYDPRAVDELVCECIRDLQAAGPIGERAGRPRVHPDWLISWIQNARFPSVRVRTGYDVRDVDAFLERVIAGLRGTAPPVTPADVRASVFRMTRLSPGYDVGEVDTFLTQLTDALERR; translated from the coding sequence GTGCGGGGCAAGAAGGACACGCGGCTGCCCGTCGTCCTCCGGGGCTACGACCGGGAGCAGGTGGACGGCCTGCTCGAGGAGATCCGCAGGTCGTTGAACGGTGGGGCGCCGCTGACCGCCGACGAGGTCCGCGCGCGGCGCTTCGACGTCGTCCTGCGCGGCTACGATCCCCGCGCGGTGGACGAACTGGTCTGCGAGTGCATCCGTGACCTGCAGGCGGCCGGACCGATCGGCGAGCGCGCCGGCCGTCCGCGCGTCCATCCGGACTGGCTGATCTCCTGGATCCAGAACGCGCGATTCCCCAGCGTGCGCGTGCGGACGGGGTACGACGTGCGGGACGTGGACGCCTTCCTGGAACGCGTCATCGCGGGCCTGCGCGGTACCGCCCCGCCGGTGACCCCCGCCGACGTGCGCGCCAGCGTTTTCCGCATGACCCGTCTGAGTCCCGGTTACGACGTGGGCGAGGTCGACACGTTCCTCACCCAGCTCACGGACGCCCTCGAACGCCGCTGA
- a CDS encoding HIT family protein — MANSAEPCVFCEIVKGERPAHIVLDVPDAVAFLDARPLFKGHTLLVPRTHYETLTDVPPDLLGPLFSQAQRLAAAMEPAFDAAGSFVAMNNRISQSVPHLHVHVVPRKRKDGLRGFFWPRHKYDSDAEAADHAARLADALD; from the coding sequence ATGGCCAACTCCGCCGAGCCCTGCGTCTTCTGCGAGATCGTGAAAGGAGAACGACCCGCGCACATCGTCCTCGACGTACCGGACGCCGTGGCGTTCCTCGACGCGCGCCCGCTGTTCAAAGGGCACACACTGCTGGTCCCGCGCACCCACTACGAGACCTTGACGGACGTCCCGCCCGATCTGCTCGGCCCGCTCTTCTCCCAAGCGCAGCGACTGGCCGCCGCGATGGAGCCGGCCTTCGACGCCGCGGGATCGTTCGTGGCCATGAACAACCGGATCAGCCAGAGTGTCCCGCACCTGCACGTCCACGTCGTCCCTCGTAAACGCAAGGACGGGCTCCGCGGTTTCTTCTGGCCACGCCACAAGTACGACTCCGACGCCGAGGCCGCCGACCACGCCGCCCGCCTGGCCGATGCCCTCGACTGA
- a CDS encoding suppressor of fused domain protein: protein MSVLRRGAAAARNRAAAVVHAETSPYGSRRLVIETDGTVTAAYLKDPGESVVGAVWVANHRAAPEGLDRTRLDAGTAPLLPESHVRRPEGRDVPEAGALEVVWFEEGDGVAVLEAGDPLFVIPGWSDMGRGIPGYARDAAEQSPFAFPLAEEIADFGTRIDRARVHWKTSRAKNSWADYQQSVLGHLLQRVGPGGRYLHDVGRRSANGKPGTMPTVGLTERPPRDGREFTVLSTVGMSLQRMPTIELYEQDVSPYARIELALASTLPARRTGDVFPWLAPRPWRSVTWFAPGDVVKWPHDDRPFPMGGEGREWAGVLLLEDPTRLTGPAPPALTGLTVQGDPVRWLWLVPVTAEEHRFAKTEGSDALVRRLAREGRTWVLS, encoded by the coding sequence ATGTCGGTTTTGCGCAGGGGCGCCGCCGCGGCCCGGAACCGGGCCGCGGCCGTCGTCCACGCCGAGACCAGCCCGTACGGAAGCCGCCGGCTCGTCATCGAGACCGACGGCACCGTCACCGCCGCGTACCTGAAGGATCCGGGAGAATCCGTCGTCGGTGCCGTGTGGGTCGCCAACCACCGCGCCGCACCGGAGGGCCTGGACCGGACCCGGCTGGACGCGGGCACGGCGCCCCTCCTGCCGGAGTCGCACGTCCGGCGCCCCGAGGGACGGGACGTCCCGGAGGCCGGCGCCCTGGAGGTCGTCTGGTTCGAGGAGGGCGACGGTGTCGCCGTTCTCGAAGCGGGAGACCCGCTCTTCGTCATCCCTGGATGGTCCGACATGGGGCGGGGAATCCCCGGTTACGCCCGGGACGCCGCCGAGCAGAGCCCGTTCGCGTTCCCCCTCGCAGAGGAGATCGCCGACTTCGGAACCCGCATAGACCGCGCGCGCGTCCACTGGAAGACCTCGCGTGCCAAGAACTCTTGGGCGGATTACCAGCAGTCCGTCCTCGGGCATCTGCTGCAACGGGTCGGCCCAGGTGGACGTTACCTGCACGATGTGGGACGGCGTTCGGCCAACGGCAAGCCCGGCACCATGCCGACCGTCGGGCTCACGGAACGCCCGCCACGTGACGGCCGGGAGTTCACCGTGTTGAGCACGGTCGGGATGAGCCTGCAGCGCATGCCGACGATCGAACTGTACGAGCAGGACGTCTCCCCCTACGCCCGCATAGAGCTCGCCTTGGCAAGCACACTGCCCGCCCGCCGGACCGGCGACGTCTTCCCCTGGCTCGCGCCGCGTCCCTGGCGTTCGGTGACGTGGTTCGCACCCGGTGACGTCGTCAAGTGGCCTCACGACGACCGCCCGTTCCCCATGGGCGGTGAAGGGAGGGAGTGGGCGGGCGTCCTCCTCTTGGAGGACCCGACCCGGCTCACCGGGCCGGCTCCCCCCGCGTTGACCGGCCTGACCGTACAAGGCGACCCCGTACGATGGCTATGGCTCGTCCCCGTCACCGCCGAGGAGCACCGCTTCGCCAAGACGGAGGGGTCGGATGCTCTCGTACGGCGACTCGCCCGCGAGGGACGCACATGGGTGCTGTCTTAA
- a CDS encoding ABC transporter ATP-binding protein, whose protein sequence is MLFENVAFRYRRRGPWVLRGVDLALEPGRVIEVTGSNGAGKSTFLRLVAGLRRPGRGTVSGRPRRVGYAPERFPVDQPFTVRSYLTHMASIRGVRADAVGGWAERLGFARLLDVRLPELSKGSAQKVGLAQALLDDPGLLVLDEPFAGLDAATRETLPGLVSDLAARGAIVVISDHQRCIEPLPGVGRVRVADGTVTVLEEGAAMPEQAVLEVVVAEDELDTVEAKLRADGYRVRRPAR, encoded by the coding sequence GTGCTGTTCGAGAATGTGGCCTTCCGCTACCGCAGGCGGGGCCCGTGGGTTCTCCGAGGCGTCGACCTCGCCCTGGAACCGGGGCGGGTCATCGAGGTCACGGGAAGCAACGGCGCGGGGAAGTCCACCTTCCTGCGGCTGGTCGCCGGCCTGCGGCGACCAGGCAGGGGGACGGTCAGCGGGCGCCCGCGCCGTGTGGGGTACGCGCCCGAACGGTTCCCCGTCGACCAGCCGTTCACGGTTCGGTCCTATCTGACGCACATGGCCTCCATCAGGGGTGTTCGGGCGGACGCGGTCGGCGGATGGGCGGAGCGGCTCGGGTTCGCGCGTCTGCTCGACGTGCGGCTCCCGGAACTGTCCAAGGGCAGCGCGCAGAAGGTCGGGCTCGCCCAGGCTCTGTTGGACGACCCCGGGCTCCTCGTGCTGGACGAGCCGTTCGCCGGACTGGACGCGGCGACGCGCGAGACACTCCCCGGCCTGGTCTCCGACCTCGCCGCGCGCGGCGCCATCGTCGTCATCAGCGACCATCAGCGGTGCATCGAACCTCTGCCCGGCGTCGGGCGGGTGCGTGTGGCCGACGGCACGGTCACCGTGCTGGAGGAGGGCGCGGCAATGCCCGAGCAGGCCGTCTTGGAGGTCGTGGTCGCCGAGGACGAACTCGACACCGTGGAGGCCAAGCTGCGTGCGGACGGGTACCGGGTACGGAGGCCCGCGCGGTGA
- a CDS encoding YwqG family protein → MDEFTAQRRRLRHLLEIFLAPEMLGAVLPLARPALRLTEGEGTPVDLGGTPRLPAGVPWPEWGGRPLDFLGVIDFADLPASGAIPGVPATGSAAFYYASEVPRPWGDAAAQRDGWRVFTGALERASPPPGAVVFPSTRLHAVPFLSLPSPQEPTLRRLEMRYPGLLAVYWQLHAVWSRHLEPDGVPAHQLGGWPALVQRPIEPDCLYASTGRPLESLGSPVLSHEEARAAEDWRLLLQLDSDRRLGWYWGDPGRVYFCGRRDAPLEDAWLTVQAA, encoded by the coding sequence ATGGACGAATTCACCGCGCAGCGGCGGCGGCTGCGCCACCTCCTCGAGATCTTCCTCGCCCCCGAGATGCTCGGCGCCGTGCTCCCCCTGGCCCGGCCCGCCCTCCGGCTCACCGAGGGTGAGGGTACCCCGGTCGACCTCGGGGGCACCCCGCGCCTGCCGGCGGGGGTGCCGTGGCCGGAGTGGGGCGGACGGCCACTGGACTTCCTCGGCGTCATCGACTTCGCCGACCTGCCGGCGTCAGGCGCGATACCCGGGGTGCCCGCCACGGGATCCGCCGCCTTCTACTACGCCAGCGAGGTGCCGCGGCCCTGGGGCGACGCGGCGGCCCAGCGCGACGGCTGGCGCGTCTTCACCGGCGCTCTTGAACGCGCGTCCCCACCGCCCGGCGCCGTGGTCTTCCCCAGCACTCGCCTGCACGCCGTCCCGTTCCTGTCCCTGCCTTCTCCGCAGGAGCCGACCCTCCGGCGCCTGGAGATGAGGTATCCCGGGCTTCTGGCCGTCTACTGGCAGTTGCACGCCGTGTGGTCGCGGCATCTCGAACCCGACGGCGTTCCGGCCCACCAGCTGGGCGGCTGGCCGGCCCTTGTCCAGCGTCCGATCGAACCCGACTGCTTGTACGCGTCCACCGGACGCCCCCTCGAGTCTCTCGGCTCACCGGTGCTCTCGCACGAGGAGGCACGCGCGGCCGAGGACTGGCGCCTCCTGCTCCAACTCGACTCCGACCGTCGCCTCGGCTGGTACTGGGGCGACCCCGGCCGCGTCTACTTCTGCGGTCGCCGCGACGCCCCTCTGGAGGACGCATGGCTGACCGTGCAAGCCGCGTGA
- the rlmN gene encoding 23S rRNA (adenine(2503)-C(2))-methyltransferase RlmN, which translates to MSATTEPATGTTGQPDGSAPRKTPAKLVFAAPRRGKPPRHLADLAPAERRAAVADLGEKPFRADQLSRHYFARLVDDPAEMTDLPAAARDRLVSALLPSLLTPVREMDCDGGKTLKTVWKAFDGVLFESVLMRYPDRATMCVSSQAGCGMNCPFCATGQAGLTRNLSTAEIVEQVAAGARALARGRVPGGPGRVSNIVFMGMGEPLANYKSVMGAVRRITDPAPAGLGISQRSVTVSTVGLVPAIEKLAAEDLSVRLAVSLHAPDDELRDDLVPVNNRWKVAEVLDAAWAYADRSGRRVSIEYALIKDVNDQAWRADLLGRLLRGHLAHVNLIPLNPTPGSKWTASRPEDEREFVRRLEHHGVPVTVRDTRGREIDGACGQLAASTED; encoded by the coding sequence ATGTCTGCCACCACCGAGCCAGCCACCGGAACCACCGGGCAGCCGGACGGCTCCGCGCCCCGCAAGACGCCGGCGAAGCTGGTCTTCGCCGCGCCCCGGCGCGGCAAGCCGCCGCGGCACCTCGCCGACCTCGCCCCCGCGGAGCGCCGCGCGGCGGTCGCCGACCTGGGCGAGAAGCCGTTCCGGGCCGACCAGCTGTCACGGCACTACTTCGCCCGCCTGGTCGACGACCCCGCCGAGATGACCGACCTCCCGGCCGCGGCCCGCGACCGCCTCGTCTCCGCGCTGCTGCCGTCGCTGCTCACGCCCGTCCGTGAGATGGACTGCGACGGCGGCAAGACGCTCAAGACCGTCTGGAAGGCGTTCGACGGCGTCCTGTTCGAATCCGTGCTGATGCGCTATCCCGACCGGGCCACCATGTGCGTCTCCTCGCAGGCCGGGTGCGGCATGAACTGCCCGTTCTGCGCCACCGGGCAGGCGGGGCTCACCCGGAACCTTTCCACGGCCGAGATCGTCGAGCAGGTCGCCGCGGGCGCGCGCGCACTGGCCCGTGGACGTGTCCCAGGTGGTCCGGGACGTGTGTCCAACATCGTCTTCATGGGCATGGGCGAGCCCTTGGCGAACTACAAGTCCGTCATGGGCGCGGTGCGCCGCATCACCGATCCCGCGCCCGCCGGGCTGGGCATCTCGCAACGCTCGGTCACTGTCTCGACGGTCGGGCTCGTGCCCGCCATCGAGAAGCTGGCCGCCGAGGACCTGTCCGTGCGGCTCGCCGTGTCGCTGCACGCGCCCGACGACGAGCTCCGCGACGACCTCGTCCCGGTCAACAACCGCTGGAAGGTCGCCGAGGTCCTGGACGCCGCGTGGGCGTACGCCGACCGCAGCGGTCGCCGCGTGTCGATCGAGTACGCACTCATCAAGGACGTCAACGACCAGGCGTGGCGGGCGGATCTTCTCGGCAGGCTCTTGCGCGGGCATCTGGCACACGTCAATCTGATCCCGTTGAACCCGACGCCGGGCTCCAAGTGGACCGCGTCCCGGCCGGAGGACGAACGGGAGTTCGTCCGGCGGCTGGAGCACCACGGAGTCCCGGTCACGGTGCGCGACACTCGGGGCAGGGAGATCGACGGGGCCTGCGGACAGCTGGCCGCCTCGACCGAGGACTGA